In Spodoptera frugiperda isolate SF20-4 chromosome 31, AGI-APGP_CSIRO_Sfru_2.0, whole genome shotgun sequence, the genomic window CATTTAATTAGGTACCCGGCAGAATACAACCGGACCGGTCATGGGGCCCTCCCTAAACAATTACCGTATTAATAGCATTGTTTGCCCAACTTTAGGGAACTCCTATTGTTTCGTAATATGGACATTTGAGGACTGACGCCATTTTTGAGAGTTTCAGCGTCAAAGGGGTTCGTAATGGAGTTTTATGGTGGGAGTTTGATTGGGATTTtgggaaatcggttaaaaaggattgttttgtaaaagaagAAAAGTTGCACGACAAAATGaaagaagaatattttaaatttattcccTTTCCTAAAGTTGGTACCTAATCGTAATAATAGTTTGTTACTCAGCGAACTACTAAACAGATTTAGATATAATTGTATTCACAATAACCAAAAGAATAGTCCATACCTAATCTAAATATCAtaatcaaagttttattttatttaaatataaaaaggagGAAATCGTCTTCAAAATTTAAAGTGCTAATCTCCATTTTTTattcctaaaaccttctccaaAATCTATAAAGTACCAtcctgaaaaccgcatcaaaatcggttcacgcgagataatcgcatacatacacatattcaCAACAAACTACACAACAAAATTCTCTTCACCTGTACAACGACAAACACGTAAACATGTAAATGAGCAATAAATCTCTGTTTAGTCACCATTACACGTCACTGTGTACCTCCAAACCAATTCCCCCCCACATTCCCTCAACCGCTTTAACTCGCTAATAACGCACGCTTAGCCAAATATTCAAGCATTCGACCAACGGATCCTTCAAAGCGAATAACTCAGACAATAATGAAATTCCGTGTGTCAGTCCGTTCTAAAATCCTGGCGCGAAATATTCAGACTACTTAGTGCTTAGTGCTTCTATCCCAGGATTATACCTATAGTGTATTGTTGTCCTAAAGGTCGTTGTTTGGGCCACTTAATTGCTGGTGTATTGAAGTTGGAGTGTCTTTTGATAGAATAggatagaatattttttatgtcttgATTTCTAAAGATTGGTAGCCAAAAGATTGAATTGGTCAAACATTtcattattgttttcaaaaaataacTTTTGTGTAGTTATTCAATGATTTAAAAAGCAATTGAGCATAAATACCGAAACGAcccctaaaaaaaaattcactatttttatgttgggggggtaattgggcctccggtaacctcactcacacaacgaaacacaacgcaagcgttgtttcacgtcggttttctatgaggctgtggtatcactctggttaagccggtccattcgtgtcgACTTAACATACCTCAGGgacaacattatatttttaaacaatatctaACCATAGTCACTGGTAAACTAAACCAAAGCAGACAAAGAAGAAACCACATTAATACCTAGCTGTTTATCTCGACTTTCAATAAAACACACCGCATGCATAGTCGCGGCGGCCATCTTGCttcaactttaattaaaattgttctcatttacaTTTCACAAGAAGTTGACAACAATTCGCGTTCACCATGAACTTCTACCTTCCATATCTTCAACTTTTTGACGGATATAATCCACCTAAAACCTGTCAATGAAGATCTGCTTTAGGGGATTAGAAAGGGGGATGGATGCCCATTGAAATGACAAAATTGTGCGTAACGGAATCCTCAGGTAAAGCTCTGGAGATGAAGTTGAAGAGTTTTAATCCTACTTAATATTGTTGAGTATGGACggttggatgtttgttcgtcaagtGCGCAAAAGGAGATCGATTGTCGATAGTAGTTATGTTCTTAATGTAATtagtatttcaaaataaaaaatatacatgtgttaaacggttttaatgtgcttatattgtatggtcatcaagataaagagtgtgtaccaaatatcagatcgaccggacgtcaggaaggggattaaattctaattactaaatttgatCTAAACAAACAAggaggtcaagctaaataaaaccgattgtattaaaaaaagttactgTAATGTAGTGCAGACATTACTAAGGAGTCTATACAATATTTAACCGTCTCTAAATATCATGAAGGTTAACTTTAATAGTATGTAAGTCTATTACCATTATACTGAGCACTGAttcaattattatcatcataattGAATGATACCACATTTCGAAATCTAATTATGCCTCAGACGATAATATCTAAAGCTAATTTAGAGCATaacttaagtacctaagttATACAAATACGATTACGAAAacctaacaataataataatcgcGTGTCAGAATGCTTGCCTTGTTTCAGGAGCTCGAACCAACCATCAACGTGTCGGCACAAAGACTGTCGGATCAGGTGCGAGTCATTCAGCGTAATCGTATGTTGGATGATATTGTACTTGATCGACTGCAAAGTGAAGAACTCAGGAGTCGTGTCATCATTTCGCTGCAACAAAATATAGAGGAACCAACACAAATTGAACCTGTTGTTGCACCGAATGATGATAGGACTACGGAGGTAAGTACTCACAAATGCAGTGAAGAATTGAGGAGGGCTTTGGAGGATGCGATTCGGggataccggtttatatcgccCTCTCTTAGACCGCGTTTACCTCGTCTGCCCATGCATAAAAAGAACAGGGCGCTAGTATGTGCCCTGGACTCGGAgctatcaaattattttgatagttcTGAGGACCTTATCGATAGTCATTCAATTCTGTACTGTGGAGCAATAGCAGCATGCCGTGTAGCTAACGTAAAACTACTCGAAAGAGAAAACAACAGCACACGGCAGAAACCAGCTGTACCAGCTTGGCAGTGCAGGATTGAACGACGTATCGATGAGGCTAGGACACTTATTGCCAAATTGATCTGTTTCAGGGAGGGCAACACGCGCCCAAGAGTGATGCGTTTTGTGAGGCGGGCGTTCCTGGGGATGGATATAAACCCCCAGGACTATGTCTCACATATTACGGAGCGTCTTGACTTCCTGAAACAGAGAATTTATGCATGGGCAAACCGTATTCGTCGGTATAAGAAGCGAGTGGAACGGTATACACAGAATCGCACATTCCAAAGGGATCAAAGGTGGGTGTATAGAAATTGGGAGCTAAAAGAACAGACTAGGACTGACACGTGCCTACCAGATGCTGATGTTACGATTTGGCGTCATTCTGGCGTAGCATTTGGTCGGCACCTGTTTGTCACACTGAAGGGGATTGGATTGAGAAGGTTAGGCGAAAATGTGAACTGGTACCAGAAATGGAACAAATCTCCATAACCACCGAAGATGTGTCTAATGCAGCCTATCCGTTGGCTAACTGGAAAGCTCCAGGCCCGGATGGGCTGCACAATTTCTGGTTAAGATGGTTTACCAGTTCGCATAGTCGCTTGGCATCTCAATTTCAGTCAGCTTTGGAGTCTGGATCTTTGCCTCAATTCTTTACGACTGGGTTAACCCACCTGCTCCATAAATCTGGAAGTACCGCGGAACCCAAAAATTATCGGCCGATTACGTGCCTACCGACAATTTATAAACTCctaacatccattttgagagaaaaacttaataagcatattgaagacaataatatcatgtctacctctcaaaatggatgtaggaataGGTCCCGTGGTACTAAGGAGCTTCTCCTCATTGACATGTCCATTTGCCAACAGGTTCGTAGATCTCACAAGAATTTGTCCACATGTTGGATAGATTATAAGAAGGCCTACGACtccgtgccacatacatggctcatgagggtacTGGAGCTGTACAAAGTCGATACAGCTCTGCGTGCTTTCCTGATGTCATGTATGAGACAATGGAGAACAGTTCTTCGCTATCCAGGATGTAGACAAATTTGTGAGAACGATGAACCTATTAGGATAGAGCGTGGTATATTCCAGGGTGATAGTTTGAGTCCATTATGGTTTTGCTTAGCTCTGAATCCTCTAAGCACTTTGCTTGAGGATTCCGGGTTAGGTTACAGGTTGAGAAGAGGGGAGAAATTATATCCCACCTACTTTACATGGATgatttaaagctatttgctccaaacaactcgcatctaatgaaattactaaatgtcactgaaacgttcagtaatgccattaggatggaatttggtgtggacaaatgtgcaatcatgcatgtaaagaggggggaaattgtggaatcagatgaaacacgaaactctgataccacaaactttagacttctctcttcaaccgaaacctataaatacttgggtatgtcagaagcgttaggcattgatgtagctgtcatgaagcaatcgttgcgggagcgcttctttggccgcctgaagaaagttctcaatagtcttttatcaggtggtaacaaggtgcgcgcttacaacggttgggtcatgccagtgctgatgtactcttttggcatactcaagtggactcaaacggaactggacgccctggacagaaaagtccgttcattgttgactgagcat contains:
- the LOC118272850 gene encoding uncharacterized protein LOC118272850, with protein sequence MLALFQELEPTINVSAQRLSDQVRVIQRNRMLDDIVLDRLQSEELRSRVIISLQQNIEEPTQIEPVVAPNDDRTTEVSTHKCSEELRRALEDAIRGYRFISPSLRPRLPRLPMHKKNRALVCALDSELSNYFDSSEDLIDSHSILYCGAIAACRVANVKLLERENNSTRQKPAVPAWQCRIERRIDEARTLIAKLICFREGNTRPRVMRFVRRAFLGMDINPQDYVSHITERLDFLKQRIYAWANRIRRYKKRVERYTQNRTFQRDQRWVYRNWELKEQTRTDTCLPDADVTIWRHSGVAFGRHLFVTLKGIGLRRLGENVNWYQKWNKSP